A region of Dethiosulfovibrio russensis DNA encodes the following proteins:
- the acpP gene encoding acyl carrier protein has protein sequence MKRDEVLARLKEIIIDRLDVEEEQIKPEASFVEDLGADSLDIVELIMGIEEEFDIEIPDEDAEKLTSVGEAIDYASNKLGIEG, from the coding sequence ATGAAGAGAGATGAAGTACTTGCCCGTCTTAAGGAGATCATCATAGATCGTCTTGATGTGGAGGAGGAGCAGATTAAACCCGAGGCCTCCTTTGTCGAGGACCTGGGGGCTGACTCCCTCGACATCGTCGAGCTCATCATGGGAATCGAGGAGGAGTTCGACATCGAGATCCCCGATGAGGACGCGGAGAAACTCACCAGTGTCGGTGAAGCTATCGACTACGCCAGCAACAAACTCGGAATCGAGGGGTAG
- the fabF gene encoding beta-ketoacyl-ACP synthase II, translated as MKDRRVVITGLGVVSPIASGREAYWQALKEGKNGVGAITCFDASEFSVQVGAEVRDFDPTQWLPKKEAKRSDRVIQFAVAASDMAMEDAGLKAEDLDSNRFGVYIGSGQGGIETCFDSFQTMMTKGPKRVSPFFIPMMIGNMSAAYVAIRHQAKGPNMCVVTACATSIHSIGEAARTIERGDADVMLCGGTEAALRSICVAGFAAMKALSTRNDEPERASRPFDKDRDGFVIGEGAGVLVLETLESAKARGAHIYGEVVGYGSTCDASHITAPDPEGKGATRAMKMAMDQASWSVDQVDLINAHGTSTPLNDKVESIAIRNLFGEATDRLMVNSTKSMIGHCLGAAGALETVAALQSVEEGIVHPTLNLDEKDPDCDVNVITETTEARVDRFLVNSFGFGGHNGVLAIERFND; from the coding sequence TTGAAAGACAGACGAGTCGTTATCACCGGGCTAGGGGTCGTCAGTCCCATAGCCAGCGGTAGAGAGGCATATTGGCAGGCTCTTAAAGAGGGAAAGAACGGCGTCGGCGCTATAACGTGCTTCGATGCCTCGGAGTTCTCGGTTCAGGTCGGAGCGGAGGTAAGGGACTTCGATCCAACCCAGTGGCTTCCCAAAAAGGAGGCTAAAAGGTCCGACAGGGTTATCCAGTTTGCCGTGGCAGCTTCGGATATGGCCATGGAAGACGCCGGTCTCAAAGCGGAGGACCTTGACTCCAATAGATTCGGCGTTTATATAGGTTCCGGACAGGGTGGAATCGAAACCTGTTTCGATAGTTTCCAGACCATGATGACCAAGGGACCCAAGAGGGTTAGTCCCTTCTTCATCCCCATGATGATAGGAAATATGTCTGCCGCATACGTGGCCATCAGACATCAGGCCAAAGGGCCAAACATGTGCGTCGTGACCGCCTGTGCCACCTCGATACACAGTATCGGAGAGGCTGCCAGGACCATAGAGAGAGGCGACGCCGACGTCATGCTCTGCGGTGGAACCGAGGCCGCCCTTCGTTCCATCTGCGTGGCAGGCTTCGCAGCCATGAAGGCTCTCTCCACGAGAAACGACGAGCCCGAGAGGGCAAGCCGTCCTTTCGACAAGGACAGGGACGGCTTCGTCATCGGAGAGGGTGCGGGGGTTCTGGTTCTGGAGACACTCGAGAGCGCCAAGGCCAGAGGGGCCCATATCTATGGCGAGGTAGTCGGCTACGGTTCTACCTGCGATGCCAGCCATATCACCGCTCCGGATCCGGAGGGGAAAGGAGCCACAAGGGCTATGAAGATGGCCATGGATCAAGCCAGTTGGTCCGTTGACCAGGTCGATCTGATAAACGCCCACGGAACCTCAACCCCCCTCAACGACAAGGTCGAGTCCATCGCCATAAGAAACCTGTTCGGTGAGGCCACCGATCGCCTCATGGTCAACTCCACTAAGTCCATGATAGGTCATTGCCTCGGAGCGGCTGGAGCTCTAGAGACAGTAGCTGCCCTTCAGTCCGTTGAGGAAGGCATCGTACATCCGACCCTTAACCTCGACGAGAAGGATCCGGATTGCGACGTCAACGTCATCACCGAGACGACCGAGGCCAGGGTGGACAGGTTCCTGGTCAACAGCTTCGGCTTCGGCGGACACAACGGCGTCCTGGCTATCGAGCGTTTTAACGATTGA
- the rnc gene encoding ribonuclease III, with product MYGRKWENNLSLIQDRLGYSFTDIELLREALTHSSYAHESGLCSWNERLEFLGDAVLELATSTRLFRAMKDMDEGGLTRLRARLVRKEALLTWAEALGLSGVLRVNRGLRKKEGSSDLSSMHADAIEAIFGAVYMDGGYDMAESVVNRYLDFLFEKGDYLQDGTSSIDPKSELQQILQIRGEPLPEYRIMSREGPPHSPSFEVELYVSGVLLSSGRGRSIKEAEVQAALDGLSLMRSVARDDSL from the coding sequence ATGTACGGACGGAAATGGGAAAATAACCTTTCTCTGATTCAGGACCGTCTGGGATACAGCTTCACCGATATAGAACTGCTCCGTGAAGCCCTGACTCATTCGTCCTATGCCCATGAGTCAGGGCTTTGTTCTTGGAACGAGAGGCTGGAGTTCCTGGGAGATGCGGTTTTGGAGTTGGCTACCTCGACGAGACTTTTCAGGGCGATGAAGGATATGGACGAAGGAGGACTGACCAGGCTCAGGGCCCGGTTGGTCCGTAAGGAAGCTCTTTTGACGTGGGCGGAGGCACTGGGGCTCTCGGGCGTTCTCAGGGTCAATCGGGGACTACGAAAAAAGGAGGGAAGCAGTGATCTTTCCTCCATGCACGCCGATGCTATAGAGGCTATCTTTGGAGCTGTCTATATGGACGGAGGCTACGATATGGCGGAATCGGTGGTGAACCGCTATCTGGACTTTCTGTTCGAAAAGGGAGATTATCTACAGGACGGAACCTCGTCCATCGACCCCAAGTCGGAGCTCCAACAGATCCTACAGATAAGGGGGGAGCCATTGCCGGAATATAGGATCATGTCTCGTGAGGGACCTCCTCACAGTCCCAGTTTCGAGGTGGAACTGTACGTCTCGGGAGTCCTTCTGAGTTCTGGAAGAGGAAGATCTATTAAAGAGGCGGAGGTCCAAGCGGCTTTAGATGGATTGTCCTTGATGCGATCGGTTGCAAGGGATGACTCTCTCTGA
- a CDS encoding TRAP transporter substrate-binding protein, with protein sequence MRRLITAIFVCFIVTASTAAFAADYPKMTIRLSHNQPTGSPEDIGAETFKTILEDRSGGKMEVQIFPSMQMGSMREQTESAQMGTLDITIQPVSVLTPFVEELQIIDFPFLWPSTDELYRVMDGPVGRRFYEFTEPKGLVSLGLWASGFKQFTTKDIDIHVPEDFKGVKMRVMPSPLLIAQYKAWGANPIPIEYAELYNALQQGVVDGQENPIQTIAMNKLYEVQDRLILSNHGFLAYLFVVNKGWFDGLPDDARELVLQAEKEARLVEREAQAKKEAEYLDEIKSSGISVTELTDEEYEIFSKKSRSVHDQFASTDAMKELLSACYDELGKN encoded by the coding sequence ATGAGACGTTTGATAACGGCGATTTTCGTTTGTTTCATCGTAACCGCCTCTACGGCGGCATTTGCGGCCGACTATCCGAAGATGACGATACGTCTGAGCCATAACCAGCCGACGGGAAGCCCGGAGGACATAGGTGCCGAGACCTTCAAGACCATCCTGGAGGATCGATCGGGCGGAAAGATGGAGGTTCAGATATTTCCATCCATGCAGATGGGGTCCATGAGGGAGCAGACAGAGTCCGCTCAGATGGGAACCCTCGACATAACCATACAGCCCGTCTCTGTGCTGACTCCTTTCGTGGAGGAGCTTCAGATAATAGACTTTCCCTTTCTCTGGCCTTCTACCGACGAGCTTTATCGGGTGATGGACGGCCCGGTCGGACGGCGTTTCTACGAATTCACCGAGCCCAAAGGGCTGGTCTCTTTAGGGCTTTGGGCCTCCGGTTTTAAGCAGTTCACTACCAAGGATATCGATATCCACGTTCCGGAGGACTTCAAGGGAGTCAAGATGAGGGTCATGCCATCTCCTCTCCTGATCGCCCAGTATAAGGCATGGGGAGCCAACCCCATCCCCATAGAGTATGCCGAGCTTTACAACGCCCTTCAGCAGGGGGTGGTCGACGGGCAGGAAAACCCGATCCAGACGATAGCGATGAACAAGCTCTACGAGGTCCAGGATAGGTTGATATTGAGCAACCATGGTTTTCTGGCCTATCTCTTCGTGGTCAACAAGGGGTGGTTCGACGGTCTTCCCGACGACGCCAGAGAGCTTGTACTACAGGCGGAGAAAGAGGCCAGACTTGTCGAGAGAGAGGCCCAGGCCAAGAAGGAAGCGGAATACCTGGATGAGATAAAGAGCTCTGGAATATCCGTCACGGAGCTGACCGACGAGGAATACGAGATTTTTTCGAAGAAGAGCCGCTCGGTTCACGACCAGTTCGCGAGTACCGATGCCATGAAAGAGCTTCTTTCCGCCTGTTACGACGAATTGGGAAAGAACTGA
- a CDS encoding TRAP transporter small permease produces MMRILDRLEEGFCAMALLATALILFVNVTLRYVFSASTSWAEELIKYLMIWITFVGGSLCVRRGAHIRMDFLLGKLSPKSRGLVDRVIYLVSAVFCGFLAAYGVQIVSFNFRSGQVSPALEVPMWIVYSAIPIGSGLMALRFLQRITTASEGGN; encoded by the coding sequence ATGATGAGGATTTTGGATCGTCTGGAGGAGGGCTTTTGTGCCATGGCCCTGTTGGCGACGGCTTTGATACTTTTCGTCAACGTTACCTTGCGCTACGTCTTCAGTGCCAGTACCAGCTGGGCGGAAGAGCTTATAAAGTATCTCATGATATGGATAACCTTCGTGGGAGGAAGCCTGTGCGTGAGAAGGGGAGCCCATATAAGGATGGATTTCCTGCTAGGGAAGCTTTCTCCCAAGAGTAGAGGACTGGTAGACAGGGTAATCTACCTGGTTTCCGCCGTATTTTGCGGTTTTCTGGCCGCCTACGGGGTGCAGATAGTCTCTTTCAATTTCAGGTCAGGGCAGGTATCTCCGGCTTTGGAAGTCCCCATGTGGATCGTCTACTCCGCCATTCCCATAGGATCGGGACTTATGGCGTTGCGTTTTCTACAGCGGATAACAACGGCCTCGGAAGGGGGAAACTGA
- a CDS encoding TRAP transporter large permease: MLICTLLAALFGSVPIFIALNGAVLICVLLFTHMPPMVIVQKAFGGIDKFALMSMPFFIFAANVMDVGGLSRRILDWTRSMVGSTRGGLAYTTQATCMVFGALCGSSPATVVAMGKLLYPELVRESYPKGFSVGLITSAGSVALIIPPSITLIIYAAATGTSVGSLFMAGISAGVVYGLASIIYIWFFSRSHNLALSAPSSRREIWEKSKQAVWSLMVPVIILGGIYMGIFTPTEAAGISVVYALFVGIFIYREITLKGLYDVCLSSAITCAQVLILVAAAQTFGWFLTVVRIPQAITSMVVSNVTSPWVFLGIINAVLLVVGMFMEGIAAIIILAPLFFPIAMKMGIDPLHLGIVMVANLSIGNFTPPFGLNLFVASGVTGLPMSEIIPAVMRFILVSLAGVLIITYIPAISTFLPKLVYP; encoded by the coding sequence GTGTTGATATGCACTCTCCTGGCAGCCCTATTCGGCAGCGTCCCCATCTTCATAGCACTGAACGGTGCCGTCTTGATATGCGTGCTTCTCTTCACCCATATGCCTCCTATGGTTATAGTACAGAAAGCCTTCGGTGGAATAGACAAGTTCGCTCTCATGTCCATGCCTTTTTTCATCTTCGCAGCGAACGTCATGGACGTGGGCGGACTGTCGAGACGAATCCTAGACTGGACCAGGAGTATGGTCGGCAGCACCAGGGGCGGCCTGGCCTACACTACCCAGGCTACCTGTATGGTATTCGGAGCTCTTTGCGGATCCAGCCCCGCTACCGTGGTGGCCATGGGTAAGCTTCTGTATCCCGAGCTGGTCAGGGAAAGTTATCCTAAAGGCTTTTCCGTAGGCTTGATAACGTCGGCGGGGTCGGTAGCGCTGATAATTCCTCCCAGCATAACCCTGATAATATACGCGGCCGCCACCGGTACCTCGGTGGGATCTCTCTTCATGGCCGGTATCAGCGCCGGTGTCGTCTACGGACTTGCGAGCATAATCTATATATGGTTTTTCTCCCGCTCTCATAATCTGGCTCTATCCGCTCCCTCCAGCCGAAGGGAGATATGGGAAAAGAGCAAACAGGCCGTCTGGTCCCTTATGGTTCCGGTCATAATTCTGGGCGGAATATACATGGGTATATTCACACCTACCGAGGCGGCGGGTATCTCTGTCGTGTACGCCCTTTTCGTGGGTATCTTCATATACAGGGAGATAACTCTCAAAGGCCTATACGATGTATGCCTCAGCTCGGCGATTACCTGCGCTCAAGTCCTTATTCTGGTGGCTGCGGCTCAGACCTTCGGGTGGTTTCTGACGGTCGTCCGAATCCCTCAGGCGATAACCTCCATGGTCGTCTCCAACGTGACGTCCCCTTGGGTGTTTCTGGGAATAATCAACGCCGTTTTGCTGGTGGTTGGGATGTTCATGGAGGGTATTGCCGCGATAATAATACTTGCCCCTCTGTTTTTCCCCATAGCCATGAAGATGGGAATAGATCCTCTTCACCTCGGTATAGTCATGGTGGCTAATCTATCCATAGGGAACTTCACCCCTCCCTTCGGATTGAACCTCTTCGTCGCCAGCGGAGTTACGGGGCTTCCCATGTCGGAGATAATACCAGCGGTGATGCGGTTCATCCTGGTGAGTCTGGCGGGGGTGTTGATCATCACCTACATACCGGCTATCTCCACTTTTCTTCCAAAGCTCGTCTATCCTTGA
- a CDS encoding Zn-dependent hydrolase, with protein MQSGFNLCLDAVRRINSNGRSETGGVSRIAYTEEDRLARETLVEIMHETGFQVEIDEVGNIKGTRWGSRPSAPPIAVGSHIDTVPDGGEFDGILGVAAGLGAVLDVAERCPDHVNPLQVIVFSGEESSRFGVSNVGSKAVTGYMSLKDFFDHRDDQGISIFKALRDFGLSPEKADRSRILPSDMKAFFELHIEQGPFLDQTGIDVGVVEAIAAPTRLSLEILGESAHSGACPMDMRKDALAASSEIVLAVEKLAKEESAFKTVGTVGDCKVFPGVMNVVPGRCSLKVDVRGIEGKSIGRVFDGLLSEMERISASRNVEIKKKVISRGDPVVLDGRLRRLLGQVCEDMEIGWTDMPSGAGHDAMYVASIIPTAMIFVPCVGGISHSSEEKVEIGRIRPGYRALVEAIYRLVTKDR; from the coding sequence ATGCAGTCGGGGTTTAATCTTTGTCTCGATGCGGTCAGAAGGATAAATTCTAACGGCAGATCCGAGACAGGAGGGGTCTCACGCATCGCATATACCGAGGAAGACCGTCTGGCCAGGGAGACATTGGTGGAGATAATGCACGAGACCGGGTTTCAGGTCGAGATAGACGAAGTGGGTAACATAAAGGGGACCCGTTGGGGGAGCCGTCCCAGCGCCCCTCCTATAGCAGTAGGTTCCCACATAGACACAGTGCCCGATGGAGGCGAGTTCGACGGTATCTTAGGAGTAGCGGCAGGGCTGGGTGCCGTCCTTGACGTGGCGGAACGCTGTCCGGACCACGTCAACCCCCTTCAGGTGATAGTTTTTTCCGGTGAGGAATCCAGCCGTTTCGGGGTATCGAACGTGGGCAGCAAGGCCGTTACGGGATATATGTCCCTCAAAGATTTCTTCGATCACAGAGACGATCAGGGGATATCGATCTTCAAGGCCCTTAGAGACTTCGGCCTCTCACCCGAAAAGGCGGATCGTTCCAGAATTCTGCCCTCGGACATGAAGGCTTTTTTCGAGCTTCACATCGAACAGGGTCCGTTTCTGGACCAAACCGGCATAGACGTAGGAGTCGTGGAGGCCATTGCCGCCCCCACAAGGCTATCCCTGGAGATCCTAGGTGAATCGGCCCACTCGGGAGCTTGCCCCATGGATATGAGAAAGGACGCCCTGGCGGCGTCCTCCGAGATAGTTCTGGCGGTGGAAAAATTGGCCAAGGAGGAGTCGGCCTTCAAGACCGTCGGAACGGTCGGAGACTGTAAGGTATTCCCGGGGGTCATGAACGTGGTTCCCGGCAGATGTTCTCTGAAGGTGGACGTCAGGGGCATAGAAGGAAAAAGCATAGGTCGGGTTTTCGACGGTCTTCTGAGTGAGATGGAGAGGATCTCCGCCTCTCGTAACGTGGAGATTAAAAAGAAGGTTATTTCGAGAGGAGATCCGGTGGTGCTGGACGGGCGTCTAAGGCGGCTTCTGGGTCAGGTCTGTGAGGATATGGAGATCGGATGGACCGATATGCCGAGCGGAGCGGGGCACGATGCCATGTATGTCGCCTCGATTATCCCTACTGCCATGATATTCGTCCCCTGCGTGGGAGGGATAAGCCACAGCTCTGAGGAAAAAGTGGAGATAGGTCGTATCCGTCCGGGCTACAGAGCCCTGGTGGAGGCGATATACCGTCTGGTGACGAAAGATCGATAG
- a CDS encoding dihydroorotase, with translation MMSLFSGARVIDPCQGLDDISDILVKDGKVAAIGRDLTSALGRDVEKVDLRGYAVVPGLIDPHVHFRDPGQEHKETVISGCASAAAGGYTSVIAMANTSPAVDSVETLNYVLEKGKGSPVRFCSVGSVTLGLKGEVLSPMGSLAEAGAVAFSDDGFSIVDSEVMYRAFEKAAELGLPISVHCEDPRLWGDRTMNRGALSDALKVKGVPKVAEEAMIQRDILLASKTKARVHIQHVSTALGVEMIRRAKEDGIEVTAEATPHHLILTEEVLSVHGSQAKMSPPLREARDVEALREGLRLGIIDVIATDHAPHSEEEKGRGLLESPNGIVGLETAVPMILTELVGKGHLSINRMVEAMSCASAGIFGLPGGSLRPSCVADMTVLDLEARWTIDADRFESKGRNTPFDGAPVVGAVIGTALGGLMQPVANK, from the coding sequence ATGATGAGTTTGTTTTCAGGGGCTAGAGTGATCGATCCCTGTCAGGGATTGGACGATATATCGGACATATTGGTGAAAGACGGAAAGGTCGCAGCGATAGGCAGGGATCTGACCTCGGCGTTGGGACGGGACGTTGAGAAGGTGGACCTGAGAGGTTACGCTGTCGTGCCCGGTCTGATAGATCCTCACGTCCATTTCAGGGATCCCGGCCAGGAGCATAAAGAGACCGTTATCTCCGGCTGCGCTTCTGCCGCCGCCGGAGGCTACACATCGGTCATAGCCATGGCGAATACCTCCCCTGCGGTGGATTCGGTGGAAACCCTCAACTACGTTCTGGAAAAGGGAAAGGGGAGCCCCGTACGGTTTTGTTCCGTAGGATCTGTAACTTTGGGACTGAAGGGGGAGGTACTGTCCCCCATGGGTAGTCTGGCCGAGGCCGGTGCGGTGGCTTTCTCCGACGACGGCTTTTCTATCGTGGACTCGGAGGTCATGTACAGGGCTTTCGAGAAGGCCGCCGAGCTGGGGCTTCCCATATCGGTTCACTGCGAGGATCCCCGTCTATGGGGGGACAGGACGATGAATCGGGGAGCTCTATCGGATGCATTGAAGGTGAAGGGAGTTCCCAAGGTGGCGGAGGAGGCCATGATCCAAAGGGATATCCTTTTGGCCTCCAAGACGAAGGCCAGGGTCCATATACAACACGTCAGCACAGCCTTGGGGGTCGAGATGATACGTAGGGCCAAGGAGGACGGCATAGAGGTTACAGCTGAAGCGACCCCGCACCATCTTATCTTGACCGAAGAAGTTCTTTCCGTTCATGGATCTCAGGCCAAGATGAGTCCTCCTTTGAGAGAGGCTCGGGACGTGGAGGCCTTGAGAGAGGGCCTCAGGCTGGGGATTATAGACGTCATTGCGACGGATCACGCTCCCCATTCCGAAGAGGAAAAGGGCAGAGGGCTTCTGGAATCGCCTAACGGAATAGTGGGTCTTGAGACTGCGGTCCCCATGATCTTGACCGAGCTTGTAGGCAAGGGGCATCTTTCGATAAACCGCATGGTAGAGGCCATGTCCTGCGCTTCCGCGGGGATATTCGGTCTTCCCGGAGGTTCTCTGAGGCCTAGCTGTGTGGCGGATATGACTGTGTTGGATCTGGAGGCGAGATGGACGATAGACGCCGATCGTTTCGAGTCCAAAGGCAGGAACACCCCCTTCGACGGGGCTCCGGTTGTGGGGGCGGTGATAGGGACAGCTTTAGGAGGGTTGATGCAACCGGTTGCAAATAAATAG
- the pyrR gene encoding bifunctional pyr operon transcriptional regulator/uracil phosphoribosyltransferase PyrR codes for MKLREKAVVMTAEDMERVLRRIANEIIERNRGLQDLVILGIQRRGVYLASRIRKILLESEGVKLPKGELDITLYRDDLAVLSDEPIVHSTSIPVDVSGKTLVLVDDVLFTGRTIRAALEALMDLGRPGAVQLAILVDRGHRELPIQPDFLGKTVPTSKSEVVEVRVEELDGEDRVLICEREDLS; via the coding sequence GTGAAGCTGAGGGAAAAAGCTGTCGTCATGACCGCGGAGGACATGGAGAGGGTGCTCCGCAGGATCGCAAACGAGATCATCGAGCGCAACCGAGGGCTCCAGGATCTGGTCATCCTGGGAATACAGAGAAGAGGGGTCTATCTGGCTTCACGTATCAGAAAGATCCTTCTCGAGTCGGAGGGAGTGAAACTCCCTAAGGGAGAACTGGATATAACCCTTTACAGGGACGATCTGGCCGTTTTGTCCGACGAGCCTATCGTTCACAGCACCTCCATACCGGTGGATGTCTCCGGCAAAACACTGGTCTTGGTCGACGACGTCCTGTTTACAGGTCGGACCATAAGGGCGGCTCTCGAGGCTCTGATGGACCTGGGGCGGCCGGGTGCTGTCCAGCTGGCTATCCTGGTGGACAGAGGACACAGAGAACTTCCCATACAGCCGGATTTCCTTGGAAAGACGGTCCCTACCTCCAAGAGCGAGGTCGTGGAGGTTCGAGTCGAGGAGCTGGACGGAGAGGATCGGGTCCTGATATGCGAGAGGGAGGACCTGTCATGA
- a CDS encoding aspartate carbamoyltransferase catalytic subunit, whose protein sequence is MSWSRRNLFDLEDWDRSDFEVFLELASKHKASLDSPKRRGELLRGRTVVNLFFEPSTRTRTSFEMAEQFLGAEVINWASSGSSLSKGETLRDTAWTLKAMGIDSIVMRHGMAGFPMYLGKLLPDVSIINGGDGARSHPTQALLDLLSAYERLGSLDGVKMVVAGDVKHSRVARSVAKAFRTMGASISFSGPRSLMPSDLGSFGVSYGENAKKAMREARIVYLLRIQRERQDQGLFPSFEEYHRFFGASMEDISEGAVVMHPGPINRGVEIASDVADGPNSLILDQVRSGVAARMAVLELCLGGEAL, encoded by the coding sequence ATGAGCTGGTCCAGAAGAAACCTTTTCGATCTGGAGGACTGGGACCGTAGTGATTTCGAGGTGTTCCTGGAGCTGGCCTCGAAGCACAAGGCCTCTCTCGACTCTCCTAAGAGAAGGGGAGAGCTCCTGAGGGGGAGGACCGTGGTGAACCTCTTTTTCGAGCCCTCCACCAGGACGAGGACGTCCTTCGAGATGGCCGAACAGTTCCTCGGAGCGGAGGTCATAAACTGGGCGTCTTCCGGATCCAGCCTGTCCAAGGGCGAGACCCTCAGGGATACGGCCTGGACCTTGAAGGCCATGGGGATCGACTCTATCGTGATGAGACACGGGATGGCAGGTTTCCCCATGTATCTGGGAAAACTTCTCCCGGACGTCTCGATAATCAACGGGGGAGACGGTGCGAGGAGCCATCCCACTCAGGCCCTGTTGGATCTTCTTTCCGCTTACGAGAGATTGGGCAGCCTTGACGGAGTTAAGATGGTAGTCGCAGGCGACGTCAAGCACAGCAGGGTGGCCCGAAGCGTAGCCAAGGCATTCAGGACCATGGGAGCCTCGATCTCCTTTTCCGGTCCCAGGTCCCTCATGCCCAGCGATCTAGGGTCCTTCGGGGTGTCCTATGGGGAGAACGCTAAAAAGGCGATGCGCGAGGCTCGGATCGTCTATCTTTTGAGAATACAGAGAGAGCGTCAGGATCAGGGGCTATTTCCGTCCTTCGAGGAATATCACCGTTTTTTCGGTGCATCCATGGAGGACATATCGGAAGGTGCGGTCGTAATGCATCCCGGCCCTATCAACCGAGGCGTCGAGATAGCCTCGGATGTGGCGGATGGACCCAACAGCCTGATCCTAGATCAGGTCAGGAGCGGGGTCGCAGCCAGGATGGCCGTCCTCGAACTCTGTCTCGGAGGTGAGGCGCTATGA
- a CDS encoding iron-sulfur cluster-binding protein translates to MSGNVDDFPCKITAREMVGEDILSIRVRCPSIAESIYPGQFVLLRDPSWGMDPLLMRPFAVSAVHGEDLELLIKLVGRGTSLLAGRSVGDDLVVRGPMGRGFSSPESSPIYVAGALGAAPLLFARQVFGAGRFVLGVPGEGWGPFVDYLEARCPEMEVFSDDGSIGVRGTALDGLEKGESHPVYACGPMGMMAAIVKLEPLSCQVSLESRMACGIGACCGCVIETIQGKRRVCADGPVFNLEEVVWNA, encoded by the coding sequence ATGAGCGGCAATGTCGACGATTTTCCCTGTAAGATAACGGCCAGAGAGATGGTAGGAGAGGACATCTTGTCCATCAGGGTGAGGTGTCCCTCTATCGCCGAGTCCATCTATCCGGGGCAGTTCGTGCTGCTTAGGGATCCTTCCTGGGGGATGGACCCTCTATTGATGCGCCCCTTCGCCGTGTCGGCGGTACATGGAGAGGATCTTGAGTTGCTGATAAAGCTGGTAGGGCGGGGAACTTCTCTTCTGGCTGGACGTTCCGTAGGCGACGATCTCGTGGTCAGAGGACCTATGGGACGTGGCTTTTCATCTCCGGAATCGTCGCCTATATACGTAGCGGGAGCTTTGGGGGCGGCGCCTCTTTTATTTGCCAGGCAGGTCTTCGGGGCGGGACGATTCGTTCTAGGAGTCCCCGGCGAGGGGTGGGGGCCGTTCGTGGACTATCTGGAAGCGAGGTGTCCCGAGATGGAGGTATTCTCCGACGACGGCTCCATCGGCGTCAGGGGGACGGCTCTCGACGGTCTTGAAAAAGGGGAGTCCCATCCGGTATATGCCTGTGGTCCCATGGGCATGATGGCGGCTATAGTAAAGCTGGAGCCTCTATCGTGTCAGGTAAGTCTGGAAAGCCGGATGGCCTGCGGGATCGGAGCCTGTTGTGGCTGCGTCATAGAGACGATCCAGGGCAAAAGGCGCGTCTGCGCAGATGGTCCTGTCTTCAATTTGGAGGAGGTCGTATGGAATGCTTGA